DNA from Pseudomonas putida:
CGAAAGGGGGGACTGTCACGGCCGGTACCTCGTCGCAGATCACTGATGGCGCATCGTGCATGATCGTCATGTCCGGCCAGCGTGCCATGGACCTGGGGATCCAGCCATTGGCAGTGATCCGTTCGATGGCGGTGGCCGGTGTCGATCCGGCGATCATGGGCTACGGCCCGGTGCCTTCGACCCAGAAAGCCCTCAAGCGTGCCGGCCTGACCATGGCCGACATCGACTTCATCGAGCTCAACGAAGCCTTCGCTGCACAGGCCCTGCCAGTGCTGAAAGACTTGAAAGTGCTCGACAAGATGGATGAGAAGGTTAACCTGCACGGCGGCGCGATTGCCTTGGGCCACCCGTTCGGTTGCTCCGGGGCGCGGATTTCCGGCACCCTGCTCAACGTCATGAAGCAAAATGGCGGTACGCTGGGGGTGGCGACCATGTGCGTCGGCCTGGGGCAAGGTATCACCACTGTCTTCGAACGCGTCTGATCGCGTAGCAGGACAGCAGCCGGGGCCATGTGCCCCGGTTTTGTTTTTTTCAGGTTTTATTCAAGAGGGTGTGCAACATGCAGATACAACCAGGCGTATACCGGCATTACAAAGGGCCTGAGTACCGTGTCTTCAGTGTTGCGCGGCACTCCGAAAGCGAAGAGTGGATGGTGTTCTACCAATGCCTGTATGGTGATTACAGCTTCTGGGTGCGCCCCCTTTCGATGTTCCAGGAGTGCGTCGAGGTTGACGGCGAGCAGGTGCCACGCTTTGCTTTGGTCAAGGCCGAAGAAGGGCTGCCTGGGTTGCTGGGCAAGTCGCACGAGTGATCGTCCGAGCTTGACCTCACACTTTTGCCACTATATATAGCGGTGCCGCGTCTGGCACCTGACGCGTTTTTCATCTTCAGATTCAGGAATACTCCGATCCATGGGCAAATCGCTGGTCATTGTGGAATCCCCGGCCAAGGCCAAGACCATCAACAAGTACCTGGGCAACCAGTACGTGGTGAAGTCGAGTATCGGCCATATCCGAGACCTCCCCACCAGCGGTTCGGCCAGCGCGAGCAAAGAGCCGGCCGCCAAGCGTGGCAAGGCCGCGGGTGAGGCTCCGGCCCTTTCGCCGAAAGAAAAAGCTCGTCGCCAGCTGGTAGCGCGCATGGGTGTCGACCCCGACCATGGCTGGAAGGCGAAGTACGAAATCCTGCCTGGCAAGGAAAAGGTGATCGAAGAACTGCGCCGCCTGGCCAAGGATGCCGACACCATCTATCTCGCAACCGACTTGGATCGCGAGGGGAAGCCATTGCCTGGCACCTGCGCGAGGCCATCGGCGGCGACGACACCCGCTACAAGCGCGTGGTGTTCAACGAAATTACCAAGAAGGCCATTCAGGAGGCCTTCTCGCAGCCGGGCGAGCTGGACATCGACCGGGTCAACGCCCAGCAGGCGCGGCGCTTCCTTGACCGCGTGGTCGGTTACATGGTCTCGCCACTGCTGTGGGCCAAGATTGCCCGTGGCCTGTCCGCTGGCCGTGTGCAGTCGGTAGCGGTCAAGCTGGTGGTGGAGCGCGAGCGTGAAATCCGCGCGTTCATCCCGGAAGAGTACTGGGAGATCCACGCCGACCTCGGCACCGCGAAGAACGCCAAGGTGCGTTTTGAGGTGGCGCGCGAGAAGGGCGAGGCCTTCAAGCCGCTGAACGAAGCCCAGGCCATGGCTGCGCTAGAGAAGCTGAAGGCTTCCAGCTACAGCGTGGTCAAGCGTGAAGATCGCCCGACCAGCAGCAAACCGTCGGCGCCGTTCATTACTTCGACCCTGCAGCAGGCAGCCAGTAACCGCCTGGGCTTTGGGGTAAAGAAAACCATGATGATGGCCCAGCGCTTGTACGAAGCCGGCTACATCACTTACATGCGTACCGACTCGACCAACCTGTCGGCTGATGCCCTGGACATGGCGCGCAGCTACATCGAGCGTGAATTCGGCAAGCAGTACCTGCCGGAAGCGCCGCTGGTATACGGCAGCAAGGAAGGCGCCCAGGAGGCGCACGAAGCGATTCGTCCTTCTGACGTGAATACCCACCCGACCAAGCTCAGTGGCATGGAGCGTGACGCCGAGCGCCTGTACGAGCTGATCTGGCGCCAGTTCCTGGCATGCCAGATGCCGCCTGCGCAGTACCTGTCCACCAGCGTTACCGTGGCTGCCGGTGATTTCGAGCTGCGTGCCAAGGGTCGTATCCTCAAGTTCGACGGTTACACCCGTGTGCTGCCACAGCAGAGCAAGCCGGGCGAAGACGACGTGCTGCCAGAAATGGTTCAGGGTGAAGCGCTAAAGCTGATCCAGATCGACCCGAGCCAGCACTTCACCAAGCCACCGGCGCGCTTCACCGAAGCCAGCCTGGTCAAGGAAATGGAAAAGCGCGGCATCGGCCGCCCATCGACCTACGCGGCGATCATTTCCACCATTCAGGACCGTGGCTATGTGACCCTGCACAACCGCCGCTTCTACTCCGAGAAGATGGGCGATATCGTCACCGAGCGCCTGTCGGAGAGCTTCTCCAACCTGATGGACTATGGCTTTACCGCCGACATGGAAGAGAACCTCGACGACGTGGCCCAGGGCGAGCGTGACTGGAAGAACGTGCTCGACGAGTTCTACGGCGACTTCAGCAAGAAGCTGCAGACTGCCGAGTCCAGCGAAGACGGCATGCGCGCCAACCAGCCGACCATGACCAACATTCCGTGCAAGGAATGTGGCCGGCCAATGATGATCCGCACCGCGTCCACCGGTGTGTTCCTGGGTTGCTCGGGTTACACCTTGCCGCCAAAAGAGCGCTGCAAGGCCACCGTCAACCTGGTGCCGGGCGACGAAATTGCCGCTGATGACGAGGGCGAATCGGAGTCGCGCGTGCTGCTGGGCAAGCACCGTTGCCCGATCTGCGCCACGGCGATGGACGCTTACCTGCTGGATGAGAAGCACAAGCTGCACATCTGCGGTAACAACCCCGATTGCGTTGGCTATGAGATCGAAGAGGGCAGCTACCGCATCAAGGGTTACGAAGGGCCTAGCCTGGAGTGCGACAAGTGCGGCAGCGAGATGCAATTGAAGACCGGTCGTTTCGGCAAGTTCTTCGGCTGCACCAACCCGGCATGCAAGAACACCCGTAAGCTGCTCAAGAGTGGCGAGGCGGCACCACCGAAGATGGACAAGGTGGACATGCCGGAGCTCAAGTGCGAGAAGGTCGACGACACCTATGTGCTGCGCGACGGTGCTTCGGGGTTGTTCCTGGCTGCCAGCCAGTTCCCTAAAAACCGCGAAACCCGCGCGCCGCTGGTGCTCGAGATCGTGCCGCACAAGCATGAGATCGACCCGAAGTACCACTTCCTGTGCGATGCGCCGCAGAAAGACCCAGATGGCCGCCCGGCGGTAATTCGCTACAGCCGCAAGACCAAGGAGCAGTACGTGCAGTCCGAGGTCGATGGCAAGCCGACCGGCTGGAAGGCGTTCTACGACGGTAATGCGTGGAAGGTTGAAGACAAGCGCTGATCGTTTGGCGTTGTAATTGGGGCCGCTCTTCGCGGCCCCAATCATTTATGATGCAGCTATCCGCCTTGCAGCCTCATGGGAGCACACTGAAATGGCCCAGGAACTCTATACCCGCACCAATCAGAAACTGTTTTTTGCCGGTCTCGCCCTGGAATCCATGGCCAAGGCCGAACAAAGCCAGGCCATGAATGCCCAGGGCCTGGTCCAGGCCGAGCGCGAGTCGGCGCTGTTCCATCTGTATGGTGCGCTGCTGGGGCTGTGCCATGAAATTGGTGGCTTCTACCGCTTGCCGGTGGTTGCAGGGGTCGAGCAAGCCTTGGCTGACGACGCCCTGAGCGGCATCGCCATTCCGGAAGTGGCAGAGTTGCTGGAATTGGCTCGCCAGCGTGAAACGTGGCTGGCGCAAATGCTCGGTGCTTATGCCGATTTGTTCCGACCACCGGTCGCCAGGAAAGCGCCGAAAACCGACGTTACCCAACCCCTGATTCAAGCGGTCAATCTCGATGAACCTGAGCCTGCAGCGCTGTCGCGTGCCGAGTTGGAAAGCTGGCGCAACAACCTCAAGGGCTTGGTGAGACGTTTCCGCGACGCGTTGAGTGAGTGCTGATAGCCGCAGCGGCTGGTACAATAACGGCCTTTCGCGGAGAACTGCCATCTATGTCTACGTCTTTTCTGGAAATTGTCGAGTTGCCTGATGGCCGCATCGAACTGCGTCGCGCCGAGGATGAGGGCTCTCTGGTAACCCTGGATTTCTCGGAAGACGCCAAGGTGTTCCTGCAGGGGCAGCATGTGGAAGTGGCCAAGGCCATGCTCAGTGTGGGCGTGCAGATGGCCGGTCGCCT
Protein-coding regions in this window:
- a CDS encoding DUF1653 domain-containing protein; protein product: MQIQPGVYRHYKGPEYRVFSVARHSESEEWMVFYQCLYGDYSFWVRPLSMFQECVEVDGEQVPRFALVKAEEGLPGLLGKSHE
- a CDS encoding DUF6586 family protein, whose protein sequence is MAQELYTRTNQKLFFAGLALESMAKAEQSQAMNAQGLVQAERESALFHLYGALLGLCHEIGGFYRLPVVAGVEQALADDALSGIAIPEVAELLELARQRETWLAQMLGAYADLFRPPVARKAPKTDVTQPLIQAVNLDEPEPAALSRAELESWRNNLKGLVRRFRDALSEC